A single genomic interval of Ramlibacter sp. harbors:
- a CDS encoding septation protein A, with product MKLLLDFFPIILFFVAFKFADIYVATGVAIVATIAQISWLRYKTGKVEPMQWISLGVIVLFGGATIISHNETFIKWKPTVLYWLMGGALLVGQLLFRKNLLKALMGAQMELPDAAWRVMNWSWTAFFAVMGVVNLWVAFNFDTNTWVNFKLFGGLGLMAVFVVGQALYLGKYIKTDEQPGEAGDR from the coding sequence ATGAAGCTGCTGCTCGACTTTTTTCCCATCATCCTGTTCTTTGTCGCGTTCAAGTTCGCCGACATCTACGTGGCCACGGGCGTGGCCATCGTCGCGACCATCGCCCAGATCAGCTGGCTGCGCTACAAGACGGGCAAGGTCGAACCCATGCAGTGGATCAGCCTGGGCGTGATCGTGCTGTTTGGTGGCGCCACCATCATTTCGCACAACGAGACCTTCATCAAATGGAAGCCCACGGTGCTGTACTGGCTCATGGGCGGTGCGCTGCTGGTGGGCCAGCTGCTGTTCCGCAAGAACCTGCTCAAGGCGCTGATGGGGGCCCAGATGGAACTGCCCGACGCCGCCTGGCGCGTCATGAACTGGAGCTGGACGGCCTTTTTTGCCGTGATGGGCGTGGTGAACCTGTGGGTGGCCTTCAACTTCGACACCAACACCTGGGTCAATTTCAAGCTGTTTGGCGGTTTGGGGCTGATGGCCGTGTTCGTGGTCGGCCAGGCCCTGTACCTGGGCAAATACATCAAGACCGATGAGCAGCCCGGCGAGGCCGGCGACCGATGA
- the purL gene encoding phosphoribosylformylglycinamidine synthase, producing the protein MTLHITQFDGGNALSDFRVQQLLPRLQTIHDRITGIAARFVHLVASDAPANGADRERLAALLTYGDPYAGPTEGPVLLVTPRFGTVSPWASKATDIAHNCGLALRRVERITEYRLTLKSGLLGGQPTLSDAQRADVAALLHDRMTESVMFERAQALGLFTELQPAPMEQVDLLGGGRAALEAANSRFGLALADDEMDYLVTAFTGLARNPTDVELMMFAQANSEHCRHKIFNASFTIDGVAQDKSMFGMIRHTHQTSPQHTVVAYSDNASVMEGSSIERFMAKSAGSPGRAATMRYEKHSELAHVLMKVETHNHPTAISPFPGASTGAGGEIRDEGATGRGSRPKAGLTGFTVSRLWPTAGTDDFGKPAHIASPLQIMTEGPLGGAAFNNEFGRPNLLGYFREYEQTVTSDADSIRRGYHKPIMIAGGVGQIDARLTKKIEFPAGSLLIQLGGPGMRIGMGGSAASSMATGANAAELDFDSVQRGNPEIERRAQEVINHCWALAEANPILAIHDVGAGGLSNAFPELTNDAGRGARFDLDAVPLEESGLAPKEIWCNESQERYVMAIAPESLDLFRSFCERERCPFAVVGVATEERQLVVSTAVDMPMNVLLGKPPKMHRDVKTVARQLPPVDLTGVELQKAVIDVLAHPTVASKRFLITIGDRTVGGLSHRDQMVGPWQVPVADCAVTLADYSGFAGEAMSMGERTPLASVNAPASGRMAVAEAITNLLAAPIELPRVKLSANWMAACGEPGEDAALYETVRAVGMELCPALGVSIPVGKDSLSMRTQWTEGNEKKKVTSPVSLIVSAFATLADVRGTLTPQLDATEPDSTLVLVDLGRGRHRMAGSILAQTLGQTGHEVPDLDHPQDLVNLVNAVNALRARGQVLAYHDRSDGGLLATVCEMAFAGQVGVALNIDMLLVEGDGISDSRMDTGDAKNWAGQVSARREELTLRALFSEELGVVLQVRTAERDAVMQTLREHGLSAFSHFIGKTRPASSSIEAGKGQIQVWRDTKAVFSAALADLHQVWDSVSWKICQQRDNPACADAEHAAAGDPADPGLHVHLTFDPANNPAAPYLNLALPKVAILREQGVNSHVEMAYTFTEAGFDAHDVHMTDLQTGRARLQDFKGVVACGGFSYGDTLGAGIGWARSITFNPVLADQFKAFFGRADTFGLGVCNGCQMFAELADIIPGAQDWPRFTTNRSERFEARLSLVEVLPSPSLFFEGMAGSRLPIAVAHGEGYANFAYRGNAEKALAAMRYVNHQGQPTEAYPANPNGSPGGLTAVTTADGRFTALMPHPERVFRNVQMSWTDGDRSDLSPWMRIWRNARKWVG; encoded by the coding sequence GTGACCCTGCACATCACCCAGTTCGACGGCGGCAACGCCCTCAGCGATTTCCGCGTCCAGCAACTCCTGCCGCGCCTGCAAACCATCCACGACAGGATCACCGGCATCGCCGCCCGTTTTGTCCACCTGGTGGCGTCGGATGCGCCGGCCAACGGGGCCGACCGCGAGCGGCTCGCCGCGCTGCTGACCTATGGCGACCCCTACGCCGGCCCCACCGAGGGCCCCGTGCTGTTGGTCACGCCCCGGTTCGGCACGGTGTCGCCCTGGGCCAGCAAGGCCACCGATATCGCCCACAACTGTGGCCTGGCGCTGCGCCGCGTGGAGCGCATCACCGAATACCGGCTCACGCTCAAAAGCGGCCTGCTGGGCGGCCAGCCCACGCTCAGCGACGCGCAACGCGCCGACGTGGCGGCGCTGCTGCACGACCGCATGACCGAAAGCGTGATGTTCGAGCGGGCCCAGGCGCTGGGCCTGTTCACCGAACTGCAGCCCGCGCCCATGGAGCAGGTGGACCTGCTGGGCGGCGGCCGCGCGGCGCTGGAGGCCGCCAACAGCCGTTTCGGCCTGGCGCTGGCCGACGACGAAATGGATTACCTGGTCACCGCCTTCACGGGGCTGGCGCGCAACCCCACCGATGTGGAACTGATGATGTTCGCCCAGGCCAACAGCGAGCACTGCCGCCACAAGATATTCAACGCCTCGTTCACCATCGACGGCGTGGCGCAGGACAAGAGCATGTTCGGCATGATCCGCCACACCCACCAGACCAGCCCGCAGCACACCGTGGTGGCCTATTCGGACAACGCCTCGGTCATGGAAGGCAGCTCCATCGAACGTTTCATGGCCAAAAGTGCCGGGAGTCCAGGCAGGGCGGCCACTATGCGCTATGAAAAGCATAGCGAACTGGCCCATGTGCTGATGAAGGTGGAAACCCACAACCACCCCACGGCCATCAGCCCGTTCCCGGGCGCCAGCACCGGCGCGGGCGGCGAGATCCGCGACGAAGGCGCCACCGGCCGCGGCTCGCGGCCCAAGGCCGGCCTGACGGGCTTCACCGTGTCCCGGCTCTGGCCAACGGCCGGCACCGATGACTTTGGCAAGCCCGCGCACATTGCCAGCCCGCTGCAGATCATGACCGAGGGCCCCCTGGGCGGCGCCGCCTTCAACAACGAGTTTGGCCGGCCCAACCTGCTGGGCTACTTCCGCGAGTACGAGCAGACCGTGACCAGCGACGCCGACAGCATCCGCCGCGGTTACCACAAGCCCATCATGATCGCGGGCGGGGTGGGGCAGATCGACGCCCGGCTTACGAAAAAGATCGAATTCCCGGCCGGCTCGCTGCTGATCCAGCTGGGCGGGCCCGGCATGCGCATCGGCATGGGCGGCAGCGCCGCCAGTTCCATGGCCACTGGCGCCAACGCCGCCGAGCTCGACTTTGACTCGGTGCAGCGCGGCAACCCCGAGATCGAGCGCCGCGCGCAGGAGGTCATCAACCACTGCTGGGCCCTGGCCGAGGCCAACCCCATCCTGGCCATCCACGATGTGGGCGCGGGCGGCCTGAGCAACGCCTTCCCCGAACTCACCAACGACGCGGGCCGCGGCGCGCGTTTTGACCTGGATGCCGTGCCGCTCGAAGAAAGCGGCCTCGCCCCCAAGGAAATCTGGTGCAACGAGAGCCAGGAACGCTATGTGATGGCGATCGCCCCCGAATCGCTGGACCTGTTCCGCAGCTTCTGCGAGCGCGAGCGCTGCCCGTTTGCCGTGGTGGGCGTGGCCACCGAAGAGCGCCAGCTGGTGGTGAGCACCGCCGTGGACATGCCCATGAACGTGCTGCTGGGCAAGCCGCCCAAGATGCACCGCGACGTCAAGACCGTGGCCCGCCAGCTGCCGCCCGTGGACCTCACCGGGGTCGAGCTGCAGAAGGCCGTGATCGACGTGCTGGCCCACCCCACGGTGGCCTCCAAACGCTTCCTCATCACCATTGGCGACCGCACGGTGGGGGGGCTGAGCCACCGCGACCAGATGGTTGGCCCCTGGCAGGTGCCCGTGGCCGACTGCGCCGTGACCCTGGCCGACTACAGCGGCTTTGCCGGCGAGGCCATGAGCATGGGCGAGCGCACGCCGCTGGCCAGCGTCAACGCGCCGGCGTCGGGGCGCATGGCGGTGGCCGAGGCCATCACCAACCTGCTGGCCGCGCCCATCGAGCTGCCGCGCGTCAAGCTGTCGGCCAACTGGATGGCCGCCTGCGGCGAGCCTGGCGAGGACGCCGCGCTGTACGAAACCGTGCGGGCCGTGGGCATGGAGCTGTGCCCGGCGCTGGGCGTGAGCATCCCCGTGGGCAAGGACAGCCTGTCGATGCGCACCCAGTGGACCGAGGGCAACGAGAAGAAAAAAGTCACTTCGCCCGTCAGCCTGATCGTGAGCGCCTTTGCCACGCTGGCCGATGTGCGCGGAACGCTCACGCCCCAGCTGGACGCGACCGAGCCCGACAGCACCCTGGTGCTGGTCGATCTGGGCCGGGGCCGCCACCGCATGGCTGGCAGCATCCTGGCGCAGACGCTGGGGCAAACCGGCCACGAGGTACCCGACCTGGACCACCCGCAGGACCTGGTGAATCTGGTCAACGCAGTCAACGCGCTGCGCGCCCGGGGCCAGGTGCTGGCCTACCACGACCGCAGCGATGGCGGCCTGCTGGCCACGGTCTGTGAAATGGCTTTTGCGGGCCAGGTGGGCGTGGCGCTGAACATCGACATGCTGCTGGTGGAGGGCGATGGCATCTCCGACAGCCGCATGGACACCGGCGACGCCAAGAACTGGGCCGGCCAGGTCAGCGCGCGGCGCGAGGAACTCACGCTCAGGGCCCTGTTCAGCGAAGAGCTGGGCGTGGTGCTGCAGGTGCGCACCGCCGAGCGCGATGCCGTGATGCAGACCCTGCGCGAGCACGGCCTGAGCGCCTTCAGCCACTTCATTGGCAAGACCCGGCCCGCGTCATCGTCCATCGAGGCCGGCAAGGGCCAGATCCAGGTCTGGCGCGACACCAAGGCCGTGTTCAGCGCCGCCCTGGCCGACCTGCACCAGGTCTGGGACAGCGTGAGCTGGAAGATCTGCCAGCAGCGCGACAACCCGGCCTGTGCCGATGCCGAGCACGCCGCGGCCGGCGACCCGGCCGACCCAGGCCTGCACGTGCACCTGACGTTCGACCCCGCCAACAACCCCGCGGCCCCTTACCTGAACCTGGCCCTGCCCAAAGTGGCGATCCTGCGCGAGCAGGGGGTCAACTCGCATGTGGAGATGGCCTACACCTTCACCGAGGCCGGCTTTGACGCCCATGACGTCCACATGACCGACCTGCAGACGGGCCGGGCCAGGCTCCAGGACTTCAAGGGGGTGGTGGCTTGTGGCGGCTTCAGCTATGGCGACACGCTGGGCGCCGGCATCGGCTGGGCCCGCAGCATCACCTTCAACCCGGTGCTGGCCGACCAGTTCAAGGCTTTTTTTGGCCGGGCCGATACCTTCGGCCTGGGCGTGTGCAACGGCTGCCAGATGTTTGCCGAGCTGGCCGACATCATCCCCGGCGCGCAGGACTGGCCCCGCTTCACCACCAACCGCAGCGAGCGCTTTGAGGCCCGGCTGAGCCTGGTGGAGGTATTGCCGTCGCCCAGCCTGTTCTTCGAAGGCATGGCCGGCAGCCGCCTGCCCATTGCCGTGGCACACGGTGAGGGCTATGCCAACTTTGCCTACCGCGGGAACGCCGAAAAGGCGCTGGCTGCCATGCGCTACGTGAACCACCAGGGCCAGCCCACCGAGGCCTACCCCGCCAACCCCAACGGCAGCCCGGGCGGCCTGACGGCCGTGACCACCGCCGACGGCCGCTTCACCGCCCTCATGCCCCATCCCGAGCGGGTGTTCCGCAATGTGCAGATGAGCTGGACCGACGGTGACCGCAGCGATCTGAGCCCGTGGATGCGGATCTGGCGCAACGCGAGAAAATGGGTGGGCTAA
- a CDS encoding S8 family serine peptidase encodes MWNPIGTAILVRLCLFTGVLALTACGGGQSEGGEVRTQQPIVRQTNVEIDKRAAWPNDVSYSLSEPLRTFSANIMDAWQFSTGDPNLVIAVIDSGVVPHAEFSGRLLPGYDFISNVAVSRDGDGRDADATDPGNGAGPQDAWPGTFIAGVIAATGNNGVGIAGVNWKSKILPVRVLPGSSQQQLTDLADAIKWSAGGSVPGVPDNKNPARVINLGSVVNGKLCDGAVAEAVRTAIDRKAVVVVAAGDWGIDIANALPANCPDVIVVGNGGEINSLNPPFYPSNYGTNLGLIAPYYATSFGIDGSFGRITLTTRFGTANAAAYVSGVASLMLSVNPSLTQAMVKSLLMASARKPRRPEGSYCTPARCGAGMLDGYAAVKSAKDGQFVAEPEYPQTGWWWNPSEPGSGFAMEFRHGKIYFGGFLYDSSGKATWLTSGPALMESPNAYTGILDRYVNGQTLMGPYRSPFRGDSPGTVHIEFSSPTKGRITWSGRTFPIERFEIFPGGLAQASEPNFQRVSSGWYWDPAQPGRGYALEVQGDKLFAAGFMYDEYGDPVWYVTTATLTAGSNVAFGHWAQYADGQTMNGAYRTPRIANPSVGTALLIQGIDYAALRFSETMPYLSLQKFDMGERPAP; translated from the coding sequence ATGTGGAATCCGATTGGCACTGCCATCCTGGTGCGGCTGTGCTTGTTCACTGGTGTTTTGGCGTTGACCGCTTGTGGAGGAGGTCAATCCGAGGGCGGTGAAGTTCGGACCCAGCAGCCGATCGTCAGACAGACCAACGTCGAAATAGATAAGCGGGCCGCGTGGCCAAACGATGTCTCCTACTCATTGTCGGAGCCTTTGCGTACGTTCAGCGCCAACATCATGGACGCGTGGCAGTTTTCCACCGGAGATCCCAACCTAGTCATCGCCGTGATCGATTCAGGCGTTGTGCCTCACGCCGAGTTCAGTGGCAGATTGTTGCCGGGTTACGACTTCATCTCCAATGTCGCCGTTTCGCGCGACGGTGATGGGCGTGATGCGGATGCTACGGATCCCGGCAATGGTGCCGGACCACAAGATGCCTGGCCAGGCACTTTCATTGCCGGCGTCATCGCTGCCACCGGGAATAACGGTGTCGGAATAGCAGGCGTGAACTGGAAATCCAAAATTTTGCCAGTCCGGGTGCTGCCAGGCAGCAGTCAGCAGCAATTGACGGATCTTGCTGATGCCATCAAATGGTCCGCCGGAGGGAGTGTTCCCGGCGTGCCGGACAACAAGAACCCTGCGCGAGTGATCAATCTCGGGAGCGTTGTCAACGGGAAGCTGTGTGACGGTGCTGTCGCGGAAGCCGTCCGTACCGCGATCGATCGAAAAGCGGTTGTGGTGGTAGCCGCTGGCGACTGGGGTATCGACATCGCGAACGCGCTCCCCGCCAACTGTCCCGATGTCATTGTGGTCGGGAATGGGGGAGAGATTAACTCCCTGAATCCTCCTTTTTATCCATCGAACTATGGCACCAACCTGGGACTGATCGCCCCCTACTACGCCACATCTTTTGGAATTGACGGCTCGTTCGGCAGAATTACGCTGACCACAAGGTTTGGAACAGCCAACGCCGCAGCCTATGTTTCCGGGGTGGCGTCACTGATGCTCTCGGTCAATCCGTCGTTGACGCAGGCCATGGTGAAATCGCTTCTGATGGCCTCAGCCAGAAAACCCCGCAGGCCAGAGGGCTCGTATTGCACGCCGGCGCGATGTGGGGCTGGCATGCTTGACGGGTATGCCGCCGTCAAGTCAGCGAAAGACGGCCAATTTGTTGCAGAGCCGGAATATCCGCAAACAGGCTGGTGGTGGAATCCAAGTGAGCCAGGCAGCGGATTTGCCATGGAGTTTCGTCACGGCAAGATTTATTTCGGAGGGTTTCTGTATGACTCTTCTGGCAAGGCGACCTGGCTTACTTCAGGGCCTGCGCTCATGGAGTCGCCCAATGCCTACACTGGCATTCTGGATCGCTATGTGAACGGGCAGACCTTGATGGGCCCGTATCGCAGTCCATTTCGCGGTGACTCGCCCGGCACCGTTCACATAGAGTTCTCAAGTCCAACCAAAGGTCGAATCACCTGGTCGGGCAGAACCTTCCCGATCGAGCGATTTGAGATTTTTCCTGGTGGATTGGCGCAGGCGAGTGAGCCGAACTTCCAGCGGGTATCTTCAGGCTGGTATTGGGATCCTGCGCAACCTGGGCGTGGTTATGCCCTCGAGGTGCAGGGCGACAAATTGTTTGCTGCCGGATTCATGTACGACGAGTATGGTGATCCTGTCTGGTACGTGACCACGGCAACGCTGACTGCGGGCAGCAATGTCGCCTTTGGGCATTGGGCGCAGTACGCAGATGGGCAGACGATGAACGGCGCCTATCGCACCCCCCGCATTGCAAACCCCTCCGTGGGGACTGCCTTGCTTATACAGGGGATCGATTACGCCGCTCTGCGATTTTCAGAAACCATGCCTTATCTCTCATTGCAAAAATTCGATATGGGTGAACGGCCAGCCCCATAG
- a CDS encoding BolA family transcriptional regulator translates to MSTGVTAAQMTQRLRELLAPSQLEVLDESAAHAGHAGADGTGAGTHFRVRIASPLFTGKARLARHRLVYDALQVFIDRGVHALAIEIL, encoded by the coding sequence ATGAGCACCGGCGTCACGGCCGCGCAGATGACGCAGCGGCTGCGGGAACTCCTGGCCCCCAGCCAGCTCGAAGTGCTGGACGAAAGCGCTGCGCATGCCGGGCATGCGGGCGCTGACGGCACCGGCGCCGGCACCCATTTCCGGGTGCGGATTGCTTCACCTTTGTTTACAGGAAAAGCCCGTTTGGCGCGTCATCGCCTTGTGTATGATGCGCTCCAAGTTTTCATTGACCGGGGCGTCCATGCCCTCGCGATTGAAATACTCTGA
- a CDS encoding M48 family metalloprotease, producing the protein MKTLPACWMRMTLACIAGLAAASAAAADRWAQLAYEPVALAWTAHEVESATAGNFEAIVRRARGEGQYGCEKSCERVRRVFERLVPLARAQTARARHLPWTLTVVRTQGVEALALPGGQVMISEAFIHEHKMPDAQLAFVLAHEMAHSILEHERQTLHFARMLLRQDVPRSVADMYVEIGYNFALLSSLEPVMQQGELEADELGLLLASAAGYAPREQLGFMAQQAALGKSPNPLVRTHPAARERLVQLRARLPLAQRLYTAQQVRRR; encoded by the coding sequence ATGAAGACACTGCCGGCTTGCTGGATGCGGATGACGCTGGCGTGCATCGCCGGCCTGGCCGCGGCAAGCGCGGCGGCCGCTGACCGCTGGGCCCAGCTGGCCTACGAGCCCGTGGCGCTGGCCTGGACCGCTCACGAAGTCGAAAGTGCCACGGCCGGCAACTTTGAAGCCATCGTGCGGCGCGCCAGGGGCGAGGGCCAGTATGGCTGCGAGAAAAGCTGCGAACGGGTGCGCCGCGTGTTCGAACGGCTGGTCCCGCTGGCGCGCGCGCAGACTGCGCGGGCCCGGCACCTGCCCTGGACCCTGACCGTGGTGCGCACCCAGGGCGTGGAGGCGCTGGCCCTGCCCGGCGGGCAGGTGATGATTTCAGAAGCCTTCATCCATGAACACAAGATGCCCGACGCCCAGCTGGCCTTTGTGCTGGCGCATGAGATGGCCCACAGCATTCTTGAACACGAACGCCAGACCCTGCACTTTGCCCGCATGCTGCTGCGACAGGATGTGCCGCGCAGCGTGGCCGACATGTACGTGGAGATTGGCTACAACTTCGCACTGCTCTCGTCGCTCGAACCGGTGATGCAGCAGGGCGAGCTGGAGGCGGACGAGCTGGGCCTGCTGCTGGCCAGCGCGGCCGGCTATGCCCCGCGAGAACAGCTCGGCTTCATGGCGCAGCAGGCCGCGCTGGGCAAGTCGCCCAACCCGCTGGTGCGCACGCACCCGGCGGCCCGCGAACGCCTGGTCCAGCTGCGCGCACGGCTGCCGCTGGCGCAGCGGCTGTACACGGCGCAGCAGGTCCGCCGTCGGTGA
- a CDS encoding peptidylprolyl isomerase, with amino-acid sequence MKNRYLSAVAAAALAGAFALPAMAQNLAIVNGKPVPKSRVDALMLQITKSGREITPEIQDQIKNELIAREIFMQEAQKRGLDTSDDFKSQMELARQTILIRELFSDYQKNNPVTDEEAKAEYDKFAAANGGKEYRARHILVEKEDEAKAIIASLKKGGKFEEIAKKQSKDPGSGANGGDLDWANASSYVPEFSAAMIKLNKGQVTDVPVKSQFGYHVIRLDDVRQAQLPKFEEVKPQIAKQLEQQKLGKFQEDLRAKAKVE; translated from the coding sequence ATGAAGAACCGTTATTTGTCCGCTGTTGCGGCGGCTGCCCTGGCGGGTGCGTTTGCCCTGCCCGCCATGGCCCAGAACCTTGCCATCGTCAACGGCAAGCCCGTGCCCAAGTCGCGTGTCGACGCGCTGATGCTGCAGATCACCAAGTCGGGCCGGGAGATCACCCCCGAAATCCAGGACCAGATCAAGAACGAGCTCATCGCGCGCGAGATTTTCATGCAGGAAGCGCAAAAGCGCGGCCTGGACACCAGCGACGACTTCAAGAGCCAGATGGAACTGGCCCGCCAGACCATCCTGATCCGCGAGCTGTTCTCCGACTACCAGAAGAACAACCCCGTGACCGACGAGGAAGCCAAGGCCGAGTACGACAAGTTCGCCGCGGCCAACGGCGGCAAGGAATACCGTGCGCGCCACATCCTGGTCGAGAAGGAAGACGAGGCCAAGGCCATCATCGCCAGCCTCAAGAAGGGCGGCAAGTTTGAAGAGATCGCCAAGAAGCAGTCCAAGGACCCGGGGTCCGGCGCCAATGGCGGTGACCTCGACTGGGCCAATGCCTCCAGCTACGTGCCCGAGTTCTCGGCCGCCATGATCAAGCTCAACAAGGGCCAGGTCACCGACGTACCGGTCAAGAGCCAGTTCGGCTACCACGTGATCCGCCTGGACGACGTGCGCCAGGCCCAGCTGCCCAAGTTTGAGGAAGTCAAGCCGCAGATCGCGAAGCAGCTGGAACAGCAGAAGCTCGGCAAGTTCCAGGAAGACCTGCGCGCCAAGGCCAAGGTCGAGTGA
- a CDS encoding MBL fold metallo-hydrolase, with product MPAVRFAVIKTAALPVKEALLFAGGRLGHPAVTNFSAFLIQHGDSRFLFDTGLGSQVAQQYAQDMPLWMRPFFKYEGPVLPVRQQLAQAGVPPVTDIYLSHDHWDHASGLVDFPGAAVWVTPQERVHARESQGKPGGAWPSQVGSPSIQWRTVTLQPVPYEGFESSLDLYGDDRVVLVPLQGHTPGSVGLFVRVSSGARYFFVGDAVWSAQALKEGRPKFWPARQIVDDDVARTQQVIDRIRAAMARDPALVVVPAHDGAVQDALGYFPKWVE from the coding sequence GTGCCGGCCGTTCGCTTCGCGGTCATCAAGACCGCAGCGCTGCCGGTGAAGGAAGCCCTGCTGTTTGCCGGTGGACGCCTTGGCCACCCGGCGGTCACCAATTTCTCGGCCTTTCTCATCCAGCACGGTGACAGCCGCTTCCTGTTCGACACCGGTCTGGGCAGCCAGGTCGCGCAGCAATATGCGCAGGACATGCCGCTGTGGATGCGGCCCTTCTTCAAATACGAGGGCCCGGTGCTGCCCGTGCGCCAGCAGCTCGCCCAGGCCGGCGTTCCGCCCGTGACCGACATCTACCTGAGCCATGACCACTGGGACCACGCGAGCGGGCTGGTGGACTTCCCCGGCGCTGCGGTGTGGGTGACGCCGCAGGAGCGGGTCCATGCGCGCGAGTCCCAGGGCAAGCCCGGCGGCGCCTGGCCTTCGCAGGTGGGCTCCCCGTCTATCCAGTGGCGAACCGTGACCCTGCAGCCGGTCCCCTATGAAGGCTTTGAAAGCAGCCTTGACCTGTATGGCGATGACCGCGTGGTGCTGGTGCCGCTGCAGGGTCACACGCCCGGCTCCGTGGGCCTCTTTGTGCGCGTGAGTTCAGGGGCGCGCTATTTCTTCGTGGGCGATGCGGTGTGGAGTGCCCAGGCGCTCAAGGAGGGGCGCCCCAAGTTCTGGCCCGCGCGCCAGATCGTGGACGACGATGTGGCCCGGACCCAGCAAGTGATCGACAGGATCCGCGCCGCCATGGCCCGTGACCCGGCCCTGGTGGTCGTGCCCGCGCACGATGGCGCGGTGCAGGACGCGCTGGGGTATTTTCCGAAATGGGTGGAGTGA
- a CDS encoding RebB family R body protein, with product MPDSNATESQNPIAEQPAMLANLAFANLVANTNLAQQNAVANQQAMNELGISVVAKGVTVLSQLSPLEARSAVDVLSNNELAQTLADLKATVQAFSDKGKQAS from the coding sequence ATGCCCGACAGCAACGCAACCGAAAGCCAGAACCCCATCGCGGAGCAGCCCGCCATGCTGGCCAACCTGGCCTTTGCCAATCTCGTGGCCAACACCAACCTCGCCCAGCAGAATGCCGTGGCCAACCAGCAGGCCATGAACGAGCTGGGGATCTCGGTGGTGGCCAAGGGCGTGACGGTGCTGTCCCAGCTCAGCCCGCTCGAAGCGCGCTCGGCCGTGGACGTCCTGAGCAACAACGAGCTGGCCCAAACCCTGGCGGACCTCAAGGCCACCGTCCAGGCCTTCAGTGACAAGGGCAAGCAGGCCAGTTGA
- a CDS encoding DUF1624 domain-containing protein: MAALKSYRFDTIDALRGVAIVWMTIFHFCFDLNHAGWIRQNFYHDPFWTWQRTCIVSLFLFCAGLGQAVAVAQGQSWRRFWKRWGQVAACALLVTAGSYVMFPRSFIYFGVLHGIAVMLIVVRLTAGWGRWLWPAGALAIAMKFVAQHAHAVWTGGGFLNEPAFNWLGLISHKPVTEDYVPVLPWLGVMWWGMAAGQWLLADPDRRARLATQLSPPAAPLAWLGRWSLSWYMLHQPVMIGALMALKAAGA; the protein is encoded by the coding sequence ATGGCGGCCCTGAAATCCTACCGCTTCGACACCATCGACGCCCTGCGCGGCGTCGCCATCGTCTGGATGACGATTTTTCATTTCTGCTTTGACCTCAACCATGCGGGCTGGATCCGGCAGAACTTCTACCACGATCCTTTCTGGACCTGGCAGCGCACCTGCATCGTGAGCCTGTTCCTGTTCTGCGCGGGTCTGGGCCAGGCCGTTGCCGTGGCGCAGGGGCAGAGCTGGCGCCGCTTCTGGAAGCGCTGGGGCCAGGTGGCCGCCTGTGCGCTGCTGGTCACGGCGGGTTCGTACGTGATGTTCCCCCGCAGCTTCATCTACTTTGGCGTGCTGCATGGCATTGCGGTGATGCTCATCGTGGTGCGGCTCACGGCGGGCTGGGGGCGCTGGCTGTGGCCAGCCGGCGCACTGGCGATTGCTATGAAGTTTGTAGCGCAGCATGCCCATGCCGTCTGGACTGGCGGCGGATTCCTCAATGAACCCGCCTTCAACTGGCTGGGCTTGATCAGCCACAAGCCCGTCACCGAGGACTATGTGCCCGTGCTGCCCTGGCTGGGCGTGATGTGGTGGGGCATGGCCGCGGGCCAGTGGCTGCTGGCCGATCCGGACCGACGCGCGCGGCTGGCGACGCAGCTGTCCCCCCCGGCCGCGCCGCTGGCCTGGCTGGGCCGCTGGAGCCTGAGCTGGTACATGCTGCACCAGCCCGTGATGATTGGTGCGCTGATGGCGCTCAAGGCCGCCGGCGCATGA
- a CDS encoding MerR family transcriptional regulator produces MKISELAETTGVTVDTLRYYEKQGLLDPPQRRDNGYRAYAASDVQRVRFVRGAQMLGFSLAQIREVIPDLVQGRMGRSGIEQRLQSKIAEIDARFEELRRLRQELVNTLASLTCSQSEPVSVSTSTYPRMRTAKPQKVRQRAAS; encoded by the coding sequence ATGAAAATCAGCGAACTGGCAGAAACCACGGGGGTCACCGTGGACACCTTGCGCTACTACGAGAAGCAGGGCCTTCTGGATCCGCCTCAGCGGCGTGACAACGGCTACCGTGCCTATGCCGCGAGCGACGTGCAGCGCGTGCGCTTTGTGCGCGGTGCGCAGATGCTGGGCTTCTCGCTGGCGCAGATCCGCGAGGTCATTCCCGATCTGGTGCAAGGCCGCATGGGCCGCAGCGGCATCGAGCAGCGCCTGCAGTCCAAGATCGCCGAGATTGATGCGCGCTTTGAGGAGTTGCGCCGCTTGCGGCAGGAACTGGTGAACACGCTGGCGTCGCTGACCTGCAGCCAGAGCGAACCGGTCTCAGTCTCCACCTCGACTTACCCGCGCATGAGAACGGCAAAACCACAAAAAGTGCGGCAACGCGCAGCCAGCTAA